The uncultured Desulfatiglans sp. DNA window TCAGGCCGGGATCATCCTGGGGCGGCGCGACCTGGTGGCGGCGATTCGGGGTAATCAGCTCAACCGGGCGCTGAGGATCGACAAACTGACCCTTCTGGCCCTGGAGGAGACGCTCAGGCTGTACCGCGATCCCAAAGAGGCCATCCAGGAGATCCCGACGCTCCGGATGATCCTGCAGCCGCTGGAAGAGCTGCGCTGGAAGGCTCGAAGCCTGATGGACATGATCGGTCTCGGGGAGGGGGCTGCATTCGGAGTGAGCCTGTGCGACGGGTCGTCCAAGGTGGGCGGGGGGGCGTTGCCCCTCCTCGAATTGCCGACTTGTCTGGTCTGCCTCGATCCAGGAAAGATGACGGCGCAGTCTCTGGAAAAGGCCCTTCGCGCCTCCGACCCTCCGGTGATCGCAAGGGTGGAGCACGAGCGGGTCATGCTGGATGTGCGGACGATTCAGACGGGGGAGATGACGATCGTCGCCCAAACCATCCACCGGATAGCACGCGGGATGCAGTGAGGGAGAAGAGGGCGCGGGTCTTTATCGAAAAGTGACCACCCAAAAAAAGCGGGTCTGAGAACCCGCTTTTTTTCGAGATATGTCGATATGTTTAAACGCTTTCTTTGAGGGCCTTTCCGGGTCGGAATTTAACCACATTCTTTGCCTTGATATTGATGGTTTTTCCTGTCTGGGGATTTCTGCCTTTCCGTGCTTTTCTCTTGGCGACCACAAAGGAACCAAACCCAGCGAGAGCCAGTTTCTTGTCTTTTTTGAGGGTCTTCTTGGCGACATCGATGAATGAGTTGAGTGCTTTTTCAGCGTCTGACTTCGATAGCTGGGAATTCTTGGCGATTTCTGCCACTAACTCGGCCTTTGTCATGGTGTCCCCCCTTCTGTGTCGCTGATCAGGTTTCGAAAGATCATTCTTCCTCAGTATAGCTTCTTCCTTTCTCTTTCCCCCCTTTCATCCCCAGAATGATAAACGGTCCATAAAGTGACGGATACCGCTTAAACCCACCCCAACCTCATGTTTCTGCAAAAATCGTCAGTAACAATGCTAATTTTGGCCTTTCTAGCACATGAAATACACCTTTTCAATAAAAAATAATCAAAAAGTGCCGTGAGAACCCCTAAAAACAAGGAAAAAATCGCATCCACTCCGGGTGGAGGCTGCATGGAGCGGGTCCGGGGATGCAACGGAGTGCGCGGCGCCCTGCCGGCGGACCCCCCGAACAAGTCATTGTCGACTATCCCTGTCTTTCGATTCCATGAGCAAGGGGCCGGCCATCGGCTTCGCTCCGGTTGACATCGCGGGCGGCAGGTCATACATTATCGGTCAAATCAACCGTTTTACGGCCTTGGAAACGGATTCCCGCGGAAGTGCCGATGCGAAGACGGGCAAGGCGTTTTCCGGCTCCTGTGAACTGAATCGAATCGAGGAAAGGGGACATCCTTGGAGCGTATCATCAAGGACATCCTGATGGAGAGCATCGAGGTCAAGGAGGCCTTCATCCGCGAACAGGGTGCGCAGATCGCGGCGCTCGCCGAGCAGATCGCCTCGGCCTTCACCCGGGACCGCAAGCTGCTGCTTTGCGGAAACGGCGGCAGCGCCGCAGATGCCCAGCATCTGGCCGCGGAGTTCGTCAACCGCTTTCAGCTGGAACGTCCTCCCCTGCCCGCGCTTGCGCTGACGACGGATACATCGGTTCTGACCAGCATCGCCAACGACTACGACTTCGATCAGGTTTTTTCAAAGCAGGTCGCAGCGCTGGGTGCAGCGGGGGATGTCCTCCTGGTGCTGACGACGAGCGGCCGTTCGAAGAACATCGTGAAGGCGGTCGAGGCGGCGCGCAAGGCCGGGCTCTATACGGCCGCGCTCCTCGGCGGAGACGGGGGGGAGGTCCGCCGGATGGCGGACCTGGCCATGGTGGTCAAGAGCAAGACCACCGCCAGGGTTCAGGAAGCCCATATTTTGGCTGGACATATGCTGTGCCATCTGGTTGATTATATCCTTTTCCAGAGACACTTGAACGAGAGTTGACCATTGTCATGACGCTTTTTGAACCTATCGAGCTGGACGGCGTCCGCTCTTATCCCCTGTCGGAGCGCAAGAGCATCGTGTGCCGGGACGACTTCGCCCGGCCGTGGCGGGCCGGCGGTTCGGTCAAGGAATGGCTGGCCTCCCTGCCGCGCATCCTGGCGGCGAAGGATCTGCTGGAGATCGCCGCCGGCATCGTGGGTGCGATCAGACGAGACCGGCCTGTCATCCTCGCCATGGGGGCGCATGCCATCAAGGTGGGGCTCAACCCCGTCATCATCGATCTGATGCGCCGAGGGGCGATCAGCGCCCTTGCATTGAACGGGGCCGGAATCATCCACGACAGCGAACTGGCGATGGTGGGTTCCACCTCCGAAGATGTCGCGGCCGAGCTCGGCTCCGGCCGTTTCGGGATGGCGGAGGAGACCGGTGCCTATCTCAACGGGGCCATCCGGGAGGGTGCGGACCATGATCTGGGGCTTGGGCGGGCCGTCGGGGCCATGCTCGAGCGGGAACGTTTCCCCTACTGCGACCAGAGCCTGCTGGCACAGGCCTGCCGCCTGGATATCCCGGTCACGGTCCACGTGGCCCTGGGCACCGACATCATCCACTTCCACCCGAGCGTGGACGGAGCGGCCATCGGCAAGACATCCCACAGGGATTTCCGGGTCTTTGCGCGCGCGGTTTCGATGCTGGAAGGCGGAGTCTATATCAACCTCGGCTCGGCTGTCATCCTTCCGGAGGTCTTTTTGAAGGCGCTCAGCCTCGTCAGGAATCTGGGGCACCGCGTTCAGCATTTTACAACGGTGAATATGGATTTCATCCGCCACTATCGACCGGTGACCAATGTCGTCAACCGTCCGACGCTGGACGGCGGAAAGGGCTATAACCTGGTCGGCCATCATGAAATCATGTTTCCGCTTCTGGCTGCAGCCGTGATCGAAGGGCTTGACGAGGCCGGGGGCGCAGGAAACGGACCGCCGCCGGACAGCCGGCGGGACATCTGACTACACATGTACCGGTGCTCATCGGGGGTTTGGCGATGGGCACGAATGATTTTTGAAAGGGATCAATCATATGCCTATCTATGAATATCGATGCAAAGCATGCGACCGGGAGTTCGAAGCCCTGGTCTTTTCGGGCGACAGCCAGATCGCCTGCCCCCATTGTAAAGGGACCGATGTGACGCGCCTCATGTCCGCGTGCGGATTCAAGAGCGACAGCGGGTTTACGCCGTCCTCCGGGTCTTCGGGATGCGCCTCCTGTTCCGGAGGCAGCTGCAGCAGTTGTCATTGAGGCCGGCCGGGGGAAAACGGGTCCCGTGAATCAGGAGACGCCGCTCGTGCGCGTAGGGTTCGGGTACGATGTGCATGCCCTTGCGCCGGACTGCGCTCTCATCCTGGGCGGGGTCCATGTCCCTTTCCCGGCGGGACTGGCAGGGCATTCGGATGCGGATGTCCTGATCCACGCCGTGATGGACGCCATCGTCGGGGCCCTGGGCCTGGGGGATATCGGACGCCACTTCCCGGACAGCGATCCGGCACTCGAGGGGATCTCCAGCCTGATTCTGCTGGATGAGGTCCATGACATGCTGATGCAGCAGGGCTGGTGCATCAACAACCTGGATGCCACGGTCGTGGCCGAGCGGCCGAAGCTTGCACCCTTTGTTCCCGAGATGCGGGAGCGGATCGCCCGCACCCTTCAAACGCCTGCCGAATGCATCAACATCAAGGCGACGACGACCGAAGGCCTCGGCTTCTGCGGCCGGGGGGAAGGGATCGCCGCCTATGCGATCGTGAGCCTGCGCCCGGCCGGGCCGGGAACGCCCTAGAGCCGCCTGCCGGCGCAAGCCCTTCATAAAGGAGAAAATCGTTGACGTTACAGCTTTACAACACCGCGACGCGGAGAAAAGAACCCTTCACGTCCCGCGAACCCGGCAAGGTCGGCCTGTATGTGTGCGGGGTTACGGTCTACGATCTTTGTCACATCGGACATGCGCGCTCCGCGATCGTCTTCGATGTGCTCGTGCGCTATCTCCGGGCCAAAGGGCTCGAAGTGACCTATGTCCGGAACTTCACCGACGTGGATGACAAGATCATCGATCGGGCCGCCCAGCTTGGGGAGGACCCGGGCGTTCTGGCGCAGCGCTTCATCGACGCATTTTACGAAGACATGGGGCGGCTCGGCGTGCTCGAGGCCGACATCGAACCGCGGGCCACCGAACATGTCGAAGGGATGATCGCGATGATCGAGGCCCTTCTGGAAAAGGGGCTGGCTTATGCAGTCGACGGTGATGTGTTCTACTCGGTCGAGGCGTTTCAGGGGTACGGTGCGCTCTCAGGCCGGAAGTTGGAGGACATGAAGGCGGGCAGCCGGATCGCCGTGGACGAGAAGAAGCGGCACCCCATGGATTTCGCCCTCTGGAAGAGCGCCAAACCGGGGGAGCCGCAGTGGCCCAGCCCATGGGGGCCGGGGCGGCCGGGTTGGCACCTCGAGTGCTCGGTCATGAGCAACCGGTACCTGGGGCCGTCTTTCGACATTCACGGCGGGGGGCGCGATTTGCTGTTCCCCCACCACGAAAACGAGCGGGCCCAGTCCATCGGCGCCAACGGAGGCGAGTTCGCCCGCTTCTGGGTGCACAACGGTTTCGTGACGGTCGAAGGGGAAAAGATGTCGAAGTCCCTGGGCAACTTCCTGACCATCCGCGATGCGGTCGAGCAGTACCACCCGCAGGTGTTGAGGTTGTTCCTGCTGTCCAAGCATTACCGGAGCCCCCTCGATTTCAGCAAAGGCGCGGTCCTCGGCCAGCAGTCCGGCCTGGTCCGCATCTACCGGACGCTGAAGCGCCTGGAGGAGGAGGCGGGTCCTCCGGAGGGCCTCCCCGATTTCGGGACCCTGGCAGAGGGGCAGCAGGACGATACGACCTTCCTGGGTGCGTTCTTGCACGCTATGGACGATGACTTGAACACCGCCGGAGCGATCGGAATCCTCTTCGAAAAGGTCCGGGACCTGAACCGCATCCTGGACGCCGGGCCGGCGGAAAACCGTGTGGAACAGCTGAAGACGGGCCGCGTCGAACTGCTTGCGGCCGCCTCCGTGCTCGGGCTGCTGGAGACGCCGCCGGATGTCTTTTTCGACGAGATGGCCGGCAGGGAGTTGTCTGCCGACCGGTCCGAAATCGATGCCCTGGTCGAGGAGCGCGTGCAGGCGCGGGGGGCCAAGGATTGGGCGAAGGCCGACAGGATCCGCGACCGGCTCAAAGAGATGGGGGTCGTCCTCGAAGACGGGCCAGGCGGGACGACCTGGAGGCTGGATGTTTGAGATCGTTACGGATCTCTCCCCTTGCGGCGATCAGCCTCAGGCGATCGATGCGCTCGCGGGCGGGCTGGAAGAGGGGTTGACCCATCAGGTTCTCCTCGGGGTGACGGGCTCCGGGAAGACGTTCAGCATCGCGCAGGTGATCAACCGCGTGCAGAAGACGACGCTCGTCATCGCACCGAACAAGACGCTCGCGGGCCAGCTCTACGGGGAGCTCAAACACCTCTTCCCCCACAACGCCGTGGAGTATTTCGTCAGTTATTACGATTATTACCAGCCCGAGGCCTACATCCCCCAGTCAGATACCTATATCCAGAAGGATTCCTCAATAAACGAAAGCATAGACAAGATGAGGCATGCGGCCAAAAGTGACCTTGTGGCCGCATGCCTCATCTTGTCTATGCTTTCAGTTATTACGATTACTACCAGCCTGAGGCCTACATCCCCCAGTCCGATACCTACATCCAGAAAGATTCGCACATCAACGACCAGATCGACAAGATGCGCCACGCCGCCACCCGCTCGCTCCTCGATCGGGACGATGTCATCATCGTAGCCAGCGTCTCCTGCATCTACGGCCTCGGATCGCCCGAGGCTTACCAGGACATGCTGCTCTATGTGGAGCGGGGCGTGGAACTCTCCCGGGAAGCGGCGGTCAGGAAGCTGGTGGAGATCCAGTACGAAAGGGGCGATCTGGATTTTTACCGGGGGCGCTTCCGGGCGAGGGGCGATGTGCTGGACATCTACCCGGTGCACGAGGAGGAGCGGGCCGTTCGGATCTGCTTCTTCGGCGACGAAGTGGAGGCGATCCAGGAGATCGACCCGTTGACGGGAAAGACCCTCGGCCACATGAACCGGGTGACGATTTATCCAGCCAGTCATTACGTCACCAGCGTCGAGATCCGCGAGAAGGCGATCGAGGCGATCAAGATGGAACTGGGGGAGCGGGTGGTTGCGTTCCGGGAGCAGGGCAAGCTCCTCGAGGCCCAGCGGATCGAGGAGCGGACCCGGTTCGATCTCGAGATGATGATCGAGATGGGATACTGCCACGGGATCGAAAACTACTCCCGCCACCTGACGGGCCGCACGGCCGGCGAACCCCCTCCTACGCTGCTCGACTATTTTCCGAAGGATTTCCTGGTGGTCATCGATGAGAGCCACATTACCGTTCCTCAGCTGAGGGGCATGTACAACGGAGACCGCTCTCGAAAAGAGACCCTGGTGGAGTACGGGTTCAGGCTGCCGTCGGCGCTGGACAACCGGCCGCTCCGGTTCCAGGAGTTCGAGCGCAAGATCAACCAGGCCATCTATGTCTCGGCGACGCCCGGTCCTTATGAGTTGGCGAAGGCGGAGCGGGTGGCGGAGCAGATCATCCGGCCGACCGGGCTGATGGACCCCGTGATCGAGGTGCGCCCGGCTGCCGAGCAGGTGGACGACCTGCTGGCGCGCATCCGGGAGCGGGTCGATCGGGGCGAGCGCGTGCTGGTGACGACCCTCACCAAGAAGATGGCCGAGGACCTGACGGACTACCTGGCGGACCTCGGTGTGCGGGTGCGCTACATGCATTCGGACATCAAGACCATCGAGCGGATGGATATCATCCGGGACCTTCGGCTGGGGGCGTTCGATGTGCTGGTCGGGATCAATCTGCTCAGGGAGGGGCTCGATCTGCCGGAGGTGTCCCTGGTGGCGATCCTGGATGCCGACAAGGAGGGGTTCCTCCGCTCTGAGCGTTCCCTGATCCAGACCTGTGGACGGGCCGCCCGCAATGTCAACGGCAAGGTCATCCTCTATGCGGACACCGTTACGGAGTCGATGGCCCGGGCCATAGAGGAGAGCACGCGGCGGCGAGAGATCCAGGAGGCCTACAACCGGGAGCATCACATCACGCCGGCGACGATCCGGAAGAACATCGACCACGGCCTGTGGAGCGAGGCCGAAGCCGATTACTTCACGGTCCCCGCCGTTGCGGAGGCAGCCGGCACCTTCCGGTCACCGGACGAGATCGAACAGGAGATCAAGGATTTGACGGACAAGATGATGGCTGCGGCGCAGGACCTCGCGTTCGAAGAGGCGGCGGGGTTTCGCGACCGCATCCGTGCCCTGGAGCAGCAGGCCATGGCCCAGATGGAGCCGGCCTGAAGCGGGGTATCCCCGGGCGCCCGGGCAGGAGCGAGGTCGAGGCCGTGCTCGGCCGGCCCCGCACACGAGAGGTGAAAATCCCATGAAGATGTTCAGCGAAAGCGGCAAACTCGATTACCACTCCCTGGTGATCAACCGCATCTTGACGACGGTGCTCGTATCGGTCATTCCAATGGTTCTCGCCGCCGGTGTCATCTTCTACCAGTTCAGGACGTCGTACCAGGAGAAGGTGCGGGCCCATCTGACCACCCTGATGAAGAAACACAAGGAGCGGATCGATACGTTCCTGAACGAGCGGCTGGGCAATATCCGGTTCCTCTCCCACCGGTGCATGCTCGAAGCGTCGAACCAGCGGGGTTTCATGGAGGAGACCCTGGCGGCCCTGCAGAGGGATATCGGGCCGATCTACGTCGACCTGGGTCTGGTGGACGATCGCGGGATGCAGGTGGCCTACGCCGGCCCTTATCGCCTGGGTGGGGCCCATTATGCGGACGCCGAGTGGTTCAGACAGGCCATGCAGAACGATTATGTCATCAGCGATGTCTTTCTCGGCCTGAGGGGGCTTCCGCATTTCATCGTGGCGGTCAAGAAAACCTGGCAAGAGAAGGACTGGGTCCTCCGTGCGACGATCGATTTCGGTGCCTTCAACACCCTGGTGGAAAACATCCGGATCGGCGAGACCGGTTTCGCATTCATCCTGAACCGGGAAGGGCAGTTTCAGACCAAGCCCCTTTTCGAGGTGGCGGCGGCGAGCGTCCCTTACAAGAAGATGCTCTCGGCCGAGGTGCGGGAGGACGAGGTTCAGATCCTGGAGATGAAGGACGACTATGGGCAGGAGAACCTTTACGCGAGCGCCTTTTTGAAGGGCGGCGATTGGCTCCTGGTCTATCAGCAGCGGACATCGGAGGCCTTCGCCGATATCCGGCGCACCCTCAATGTTACGGCGATCATCATCCTGCTCGGGGCCCTTGCCTCGATCACGCTTGCGGTTGTTCGGGTGAAGACCATGGCCCGGCGTCTGGAAGAGGCGGATCGCGAAAAGGAAATGATGAACGACCAGATCGTAGAGGCGGGTAAACTGGCCTCCGTGGGAGAACTCGCAGCCGGCATCGCCCACGAGATCAACAACCCGGTGGCGATTATGGCTGAAGAGGCGGGCTGGATCGAGGATCTGTTGGAGGATGTCCCCCCCGACCTCGAAAATCTGACGGAAATCCAGCGCGCCCTGAAGCAGATCCGCACGCAGGGCAAGCGCTGCAAGGAGATCACCCACAAACTGCTCAGTTTTGCGCGCCGCACCGACTCCACGGTCCGCGAGGTCGATTTGGGAGAGATCGTCGAGGAGATCGTGGAGATCTCGGCCCAGCGTGCGCGGTATAGCAACGCCACGATCCACACCGAGATCGAAGAAACCCTGCCCCGCATCCAGGCCTCTTCGACGGAGATCCAGCAGGTCTTTCTGAACCTGATCAACAACGCCCTGGATGCGATGGAAAAGACCGGCGGACGGATCGATATCACCGGGCGAAGCGATGGGAAAGACATCGTCTTCGAGATCGCCGATACCGGCTCCGGAATACCGGCCGCGAATCTCAACAAGATCTTCGACCCCTTCTTCACCACCAAACAGGTCGGTAAAGGCACAGGCCTCGGTTTGTCCATCTGCTATGGGATCATCCGCAAAATGGGCGGGGAGATCACCGTGCAAAGCCGGGTCGACGAAGGGACCCGCTTCACGATCCGGATCCCTGTCATGACACCGGTCGAGGACAGCAAACGGGGAAACGGCTTTCGCAGAGCGATGTAGCCCGGAGGACGGACCCGACTGCAGCGGCCGCCGCGGCGCAGGCAGACCGGCCGAGACTGCATGCGGGCCCCATCAGGAGCGCTTGGGGTGCCGGCTTTTTATGGTGGAAGGTCCCTTGCATCGACGGGCTGCTCCTCCGCACCGGCGTCCGCTTCAGCCCGCCGCCTCGCAGAGGATCTGGCGGAGGCGCTCGCTCAGGAAGATGATGGACTCGATGTCGAGGTGTTCGGTGACGGTGACGTCGAAGAGGA harbors:
- the hupA gene encoding DNA-binding protein HU 1, whose product is MTKAELVAEIAKNSQLSKSDAEKALNSFIDVAKKTLKKDKKLALAGFGSFVVAKRKARKGRNPQTGKTINIKAKNVVKFRPGKALKESV
- a CDS encoding hypothetical protein (Evidence 5 : Unknown function) is translated as MEAAWSGSGDATECAAPCRRTPRTSHCRLSLSFDSMSKGPAIGFAPVDIAGGRSYIIGQINRFTALETDSRGSADAKTGKAFSGSCELNRIEERGHPWSVSSRTS
- a CDS encoding hypothetical protein (Evidence 5 : Unknown function), producing MERVRGCNGVRGALPADPPNKSLSTIPVFRFHEQGAGHRLRSG
- the gmhA gene encoding Phosphoheptose isomerase; protein product: MERIIKDILMESIEVKEAFIREQGAQIAALAEQIASAFTRDRKLLLCGNGGSAADAQHLAAEFVNRFQLERPPLPALALTTDTSVLTSIANDYDFDQVFSKQVAALGAAGDVLLVLTTSGRSKNIVKAVEAARKAGLYTAALLGGDGGEVRRMADLAMVVKSKTTARVQEAHILAGHMLCHLVDYILFQRHLNES
- a CDS encoding conserved hypothetical protein (Evidence 4 : Unknown function but conserved in other organisms) encodes the protein MTLFEPIELDGVRSYPLSERKSIVCRDDFARPWRAGGSVKEWLASLPRILAAKDLLEIAAGIVGAIRRDRPVILAMGAHAIKVGLNPVIIDLMRRGAISALALNGAGIIHDSELAMVGSTSEDVAAELGSGRFGMAEETGAYLNGAIREGADHDLGLGRAVGAMLERERFPYCDQSLLAQACRLDIPVTVHVALGTDIIHFHPSVDGAAIGKTSHRDFRVFARAVSMLEGGVYINLGSAVILPEVFLKALSLVRNLGHRVQHFTTVNMDFIRHYRPVTNVVNRPTLDGGKGYNLVGHHEIMFPLLAAAVIEGLDEAGGAGNGPPPDSRRDI
- a CDS encoding putative regulatory protein (CxxC_CxxC_SSSS) (Evidence 3 : Putative function from multiple computational evidences), encoding MPIYEYRCKACDREFEALVFSGDSQIACPHCKGTDVTRLMSACGFKSDSGFTPSSGSSGCASCSGGSCSSCH
- the ispF gene encoding 2-C-methyl-D-erythritol 2,4-cyclodiphosphate synthase, translated to MNQETPLVRVGFGYDVHALAPDCALILGGVHVPFPAGLAGHSDADVLIHAVMDAIVGALGLGDIGRHFPDSDPALEGISSLILLDEVHDMLMQQGWCINNLDATVVAERPKLAPFVPEMRERIARTLQTPAECINIKATTTEGLGFCGRGEGIAAYAIVSLRPAGPGTP
- the cysS gene encoding Cysteine--tRNA ligase, whose translation is MTLQLYNTATRRKEPFTSREPGKVGLYVCGVTVYDLCHIGHARSAIVFDVLVRYLRAKGLEVTYVRNFTDVDDKIIDRAAQLGEDPGVLAQRFIDAFYEDMGRLGVLEADIEPRATEHVEGMIAMIEALLEKGLAYAVDGDVFYSVEAFQGYGALSGRKLEDMKAGSRIAVDEKKRHPMDFALWKSAKPGEPQWPSPWGPGRPGWHLECSVMSNRYLGPSFDIHGGGRDLLFPHHENERAQSIGANGGEFARFWVHNGFVTVEGEKMSKSLGNFLTIRDAVEQYHPQVLRLFLLSKHYRSPLDFSKGAVLGQQSGLVRIYRTLKRLEEEAGPPEGLPDFGTLAEGQQDDTTFLGAFLHAMDDDLNTAGAIGILFEKVRDLNRILDAGPAENRVEQLKTGRVELLAAASVLGLLETPPDVFFDEMAGRELSADRSEIDALVEERVQARGAKDWAKADRIRDRLKEMGVVLEDGPGGTTWRLDV
- a CDS encoding exported hypothetical protein (Evidence 5 : Unknown function), with protein sequence MRPPPCSGCWRRRRMSFSTRWPAGSCLPTGPKSMPWSRSACRRGGPRIGRRPTGSATGSKRWGSSSKTGQAGRPGGWMFEIVTDLSPCGDQPQAIDALAGGLEEGLTHQVLLGVTGSGKTFSIAQVINRVQKTTLVIAPNKTLAGQLYGELKHLFPHNAVEYFVSYYDYYQPEAYIPQSDTYIQKDSSINESIDKMRHAAKSDLVAACLILSMLSVITITTSLRPTSPSPIPTSRKIRTSTTRSTRCATPPPARSSIGTMSSS
- the uvrB gene encoding excinulease of nucleotide excision repair, DNA damage recognition component (Evidence 2a : Function from experimental evidences in other organisms; PubMedId : 10371161, 10631326, 10946234, 11421287, 11689453, 12145219, 2843804, 3008099, 3515321; Product type cp : cell process), encoding MPHLVYAFSYYDYYQPEAYIPQSDTYIQKDSHINDQIDKMRHAATRSLLDRDDVIIVASVSCIYGLGSPEAYQDMLLYVERGVELSREAAVRKLVEIQYERGDLDFYRGRFRARGDVLDIYPVHEEERAVRICFFGDEVEAIQEIDPLTGKTLGHMNRVTIYPASHYVTSVEIREKAIEAIKMELGERVVAFREQGKLLEAQRIEERTRFDLEMMIEMGYCHGIENYSRHLTGRTAGEPPPTLLDYFPKDFLVVIDESHITVPQLRGMYNGDRSRKETLVEYGFRLPSALDNRPLRFQEFERKINQAIYVSATPGPYELAKAERVAEQIIRPTGLMDPVIEVRPAAEQVDDLLARIRERVDRGERVLVTTLTKKMAEDLTDYLADLGVRVRYMHSDIKTIERMDIIRDLRLGAFDVLVGINLLREGLDLPEVSLVAILDADKEGFLRSERSLIQTCGRAARNVNGKVILYADTVTESMARAIEESTRRREIQEAYNREHHITPATIRKNIDHGLWSEAEADYFTVPAVAEAAGTFRSPDEIEQEIKDLTDKMMAAAQDLAFEEAAGFRDRIRALEQQAMAQMEPA
- a CDS encoding ATPase/histidine kinase/DNA gyrase B/HSP90 domain protein translates to MKMFSESGKLDYHSLVINRILTTVLVSVIPMVLAAGVIFYQFRTSYQEKVRAHLTTLMKKHKERIDTFLNERLGNIRFLSHRCMLEASNQRGFMEETLAALQRDIGPIYVDLGLVDDRGMQVAYAGPYRLGGAHYADAEWFRQAMQNDYVISDVFLGLRGLPHFIVAVKKTWQEKDWVLRATIDFGAFNTLVENIRIGETGFAFILNREGQFQTKPLFEVAAASVPYKKMLSAEVREDEVQILEMKDDYGQENLYASAFLKGGDWLLVYQQRTSEAFADIRRTLNVTAIIILLGALASITLAVVRVKTMARRLEEADREKEMMNDQIVEAGKLASVGELAAGIAHEINNPVAIMAEEAGWIEDLLEDVPPDLENLTEIQRALKQIRTQGKRCKEITHKLLSFARRTDSTVREVDLGEIVEEIVEISAQRARYSNATIHTEIEETLPRIQASSTEIQQVFLNLINNALDAMEKTGGRIDITGRSDGKDIVFEIADTGSGIPAANLNKIFDPFFTTKQVGKGTGLGLSICYGIIRKMGGEITVQSRVDEGTRFTIRIPVMTPVEDSKRGNGFRRAM